Below is a window of 'Nostoc azollae' 0708 DNA.
CCGAACGCACTCTAGTTCTGTAGTTTCCACTGCTTTTACAAGGTTGAGCCTTGCTCTTTAACAGCAGACTTACAGTACCACCTACGGACCCTTTACGCCCAATCATTCCGGATAACGCTTGCATCCTCCGTATTACCGCGGCTGCTGGCACGGAGTTAGCCGATGCTTATTCCTCAGGTACCGTCATTTTTTTCTTCCCTGAGAAAAGAGGTTTACGACCCAAGAGCCTTCCTCCCTCACGCGGTATTGCTCCGTCAGGCTTTCGCCCATTGCGGAAAATTCCCCACTGCTGCCTCCCGTAGGAGTCTGGGCCGTGTCTCAGTCCCAGTGTGGCTGATCATCCTCTCAGACCAGCTACTGATCGTCGCCTTGGTAGGCTCTTACCCCACCAACTAGCTAATCAGACGCGAGCTTATCTTCAGGCAATAAATCTTTCACCTCTCGGCATATCCGGTATTAGCCACCGTTTCCAGTGGTTGTCCCCGACCTAAAGCCAAATTCTCACGCGTTACTCACCCGTCCGCCACTAAGTTCCTAAGAACTTCGTTCGACTTGCATGTGTTAAGCATACCGCCAGCGTTCATCCTGAGCCAGGATCAAACTCTCCGTTTTGGTAAGTTTGTTTTTTAGCTCTCTTGACCAATTTTTACAACCACGGTCAGGTTATTTTCTTTACTGACGCTATTTCCTGTTGTATACTGGCTTTCAAACTATAATATTTTCAAGGTTCGGTAGTCCCTCCGAGTCCGCTCTTTGGCGCTCTCTCTTTGGCACTTATTCAATATATCGAACCTATCTTTTAATGTCAACTACTTTCACTAACTTTTTTTCACCTATTTTTTTCAGGCTTCAAAACTGCTCAGAATGCTGGGTTTAGGCAACAATGGTTTATGCATTTTTGACTCAAGGAAGAGTAGATAGTGAATTTTCAGTCAGTAATAGCGGTTTTACATCAGTTCTGGGGTGAGCGTGGTTGCTTGATTGCTCAACCTTATGACATAGAGAAGGGAGCAGGCACTAAGAATCCCCATAGTTTTTTAAGGGCTTTGGGGCCGGAACCTTGGGCTGTGGCTTATGTTGAACCTTGTCGTCGTCCGACTGATGGGCGTTATGGGGAAAACCCTAATCGGTTTCAACATTATTATCAGTATCAAGTTCTGATTAAACCTTCACCAGATCATATCCAAGATGTTTATCTTGATTCTTTAAGGGCTTTGGGTATTCGTCCAGAAGATCATGATGTTCGGTTTGTGGAAGATAATTGGGAAGATGCAACGGTGGGGGCTTGGGGTACTGGTTGGGAAGTGTGGTTGGATGGGATGGAAATTACTCAGTTTACCTATTTCCAACAGTGTGGGGGTATTGATTGCCGTCCAGTGTCAATTGAGATTACTTATGGGTTAGAGCGACTGGCTATGTACCTCCAGGAGGTGGAAGCCATTACTAAGATTCGCTGGACGGATAATATTACTTATGGGGATGTTCATCTTCAGGGTGAGATTGAGCAATGTACTTACAACTTTGAAGCGTCGAATCCTGAGATGTTGCTGACACTATTTAATATATATGAGCAGGAGGCTACTCAGTTAATGGAAAGAAGACTAGTTTTACCTAGCTTGGACTATGTGATTAAGTGTTCCCATACGTTTAATTTACTAGATGCACGAGGTGTAATATCCGTGACGGAACGCACTCTCTACATTACTAGGATTCGACATTTGGCGAGGAAAGTTGCTCATTTATATGTTGAGCAAAGGGAGAAGTTGGGTTTCCCATTGCTTAAAAATGCCGTAAGTTGAAAAATAGGTATTAAATTTTTAACCCCCCCAGCTTGGCTACCGTATACAGACAAGTCTTACCTGTCTTCTTCTGAGCCTATTTCGCCCCCTAAATCCTAGGGGGATTTATAAAATTCCTGTTTTCCCAGAATTGAGGGTTAGGGGGTGATTTGGTGAGGGCTTGGCTAAATTCGATTACTTGTGTTTACACTTTAGCCTGCTTGGGGGATCTTGGTTTACGGTACAAACATTGCTGTGTGTTAGATGATAAATTTCACTGAAACTTTACAACCTATTGCAGCTTGGTTCAGTGCTTTAGGTCTTCGTGAAGGAATTGTGCATTGAGGACATCCTGTGATGATGGGAATTATGGTTTTTGTCGTGGGTAGTTTTGTGGGTGTGGCAGGTTGGCAAGGAAAACTGCTGGAAGATAAAAATAAAGATACTGATGTTAAAAGTGGAAATGCCCATCATCAGATATACTGCAAACGGGTGAAACTTGGACTTATGTCATACTGATAGCGGAGGCTGGCGTGAGCCATGGCTAACGTAGTGCAGTGAAGTATCTCCGAGATTCTTCACTATCTCTTTCAGAGAGGCTCCGCGAACGTTTACAATGACACTTTTAAACCGCTTTTAGTATAGCACCTTGGTTATTTATTTTTTTGGCAGGTGGCTATACAGGGTGGTGTATTGTCCTTGGTGATGCAGCATCAGCCACTTTTTGAAAGCCCTCAGTTTTGGACTGGTTCAATTGTGCTGTTATTGCTCTTTGTTAATGGTGCAATTTCTCTAAGTGGATTTTTCGGAGATAAAGCAGGACTACGTGTAGTTCATGCTTATTTAGAAAGTACAGCACTTTTGATTTCGTTGGTTCATGCTGTCTTAGCATTTAACCTGGGTATATCTTTGTAAAGTTGGTATTATCAGGGCGGATAAGTAGGGCAGAATGAAGGTTAACTTTTTTTGATTTTGTTGGGTTAAGCGACAGCGCAACCCAACCTATATTTTTACCGAACTGGATTTATATATATATATATAAATTTGGTTATATATATATAATGAACTGGGGCTGGGTGCTTTGGCTATTGAAGTTTTATGATGCAGAGTAGTAGCGTTATTATTTGTCTTGCCTATATTTTAGGGTTGCTGTTTACAGCGGTTCCTTGGGGTGGTATATGGGTTTTGGTGCTAGGAATATTAGCCGCAGTTCTATTTCGTGCAATTTATATTGGTTTGCGTAAATTTGCTCAGAAACGAGAAAAGTCCATTACCAAAGGTAAGGCTGGGGCTAATGTTACGCTAACTACTCCTGATCCTAGAGTATGGCTAATAGCTGGCTTAGTGGGCTTGTTGGCAACTCTGTATTTTCAATTGCGAGTACCTCAACCAGGAGAAAAAGATATTAGTCAGTTTATTTCTAGTGAAGATAATAGTAATCAAGAACGATTGGTAATCGTGCGTGGCGAAGTTGCAAGTACTCCCCGTTTAACTCGCAGTCAGAGGGGTCAATTTTGGCTGGAAGCAACGCAGCTAGATGAGGTTAAAAATGATAAGGGACCGGCAAGTTTACCAAAGGGGGTGACGGGTAAACTTTATGTGACTGTGCCTATACTTCAAGCTACTGGTTTATATCCTAGTCAAGAAATTGCTGTGACTGGGATGTTGTATAAGCCAAAAGCTGCATCAAACCCTGGTGCTTTTGATTTTCAGAAGTATCTAAAGCAGGAAGGTACTTTTGCTGGTTTGATTGGTAAACAGATCAATTTTATTGATGAAGAGAAGAAATGGGGATGGTGGCAGGTTAGGGAAACAATTATAAGATCGCAAGTTCGTTGGTTGGGTGTTCCTGAAGGTCTGCTGGTCAGTGCGATGGTTTTGGGTAGTAAGGCTGTAGATTTACCTTATGATATCCGTGATTTATTTGTGAAGGTGGGTTTAGCTCATGCTTTAGCTGCTTCGGGATTTCAAACTTCTCTAATTTTGGGTGTAATTTTACAATTAACCAAACGTGAAAAAAAGGCTACTCAAATTATTCTGGGTGTTTTGGGTTTAATCACTTTTTTGTTTTTGGCGGCGTTTCAAGCTGCTGTAGTTAGAGCAGTAATTATGGGTTTTGCTGCTTTGGTTGGTTTGGCTTTGGAAAGGAAAGTTCAACAACTTGGATCTTTGTTGTTGGCTGCTACATTGTTATTGTTATTTAATCCTCTTTGGATTTGGGATTTAGGTTTTCAATTAAGTTTTTTGGCAACTTTAGCATTAATTGTTACAGCTACACCGATCACTCAACGTTTGGATTGGATACCACCTGCGATCGCTTCTTTAATTTCTGTTCCCCTAGCTGCCACGATTTGGACTGTGCCTCTACTGTTACAGATTTTTAGTGTGGTCGCAGTTTACAGCGTACCATTAAGCATTATCACTACACTATTGATTTCTATTGTTAGTATCGGTTCCATGATCAGCAGTTTAGTAAGTTTAATTGTGCCAGACTTAGGCAGCACTTTAGCGAGTTTTTTATATTATCCAACACATTGGTTAATTCAATTAGTAGATTTTTCTGCTAGTCTTCCAGGCAGTTCTGTTGCAGTGGGTAGTATATCTACTGAGCAGATGGTGGTAATTTATGGTTTAATTATATCTACTTGTATGGTGCGTTGGTGGCAGCAGAGATGGTGGTTTGCTGGTTTAATTGCTATTGTTTTAGTTATAATTCCTGTTTGGCATTCTGCCAATAGTTTATTGCTAATTACATTACTTGCCACTGATAAAGAACCTGTTCTAGTAATTCAAGATAAGGGGCAAGTAACTCTGATTAATAGTGGTGATGAAGGAACAGGACGTTTTACTATTTTACCCTTTCTACAACAACAGGGTGTGAATAAAATTGATTGGGCTGTTTCTAGTAAGTTTTTAGCTAATGAAAGTGATGCCTGGTTAGAAATTCTGGAGAGTTTGCCTATCAATAATTTTTATGCCTATGCCTCCCAGTTAGGAAATAATATTGAAACTCAAGCAATTCAAGAAAAATTGCAAAAGCGCCAAGGCATTTACCAACCTTTATCACTCGGTCAAACTGTAAATAATGGTTCAACTACTGCTCAATTTGTTAATGACCAATTACCCATTTTACGGTTGCAAATTTTTGGTCAGAATTGGTTGCTAATAGGTAGTGTCAAGTCTCAACAAATAGAAGAACTAATTAGAACTGGCGGTTTATCTAGTCCAGAGGTGCTTTGGTGTCCATCAGAATCTTTGCAGGATTTGGTTTTAGCATTGAAACCACAGGTGGCGATCGCTAATCGTTCTGTAGGTATCACATCTGCAAATAATCTTCACAACAAAACTTTATCGGCTTTAAGTAAAGGAAAGACTAAACTGTTCTTTACAGGCAGCGATGGTGCTATTCAATGGACACCTGATGGTGACTTTGAAACTTTCATCCAAGTTACAGAAAATAAATCTTCGAGTTTCTAGCAAGTTTGCCAACAGCGATCGCTTGTTTGATATAAATGCTATAATTGGAAAGAGGATAAAATAAAATCTCCCGTATTAACTACAATTAGTGAATAATATGGTTGGAGAGGTGTCCGAGTGGTTGATGGTGACGCACTCGAAATGCGTTTTGGGGTAACTCAACGGGGGTTCGAATCCCCCCCTCTCCGTTTAAAGAATTAAGGTAAGCATTCAGCTAATGGCTAACGGCACGCTACGCGAACAGCCATCACTAGTCAGCTTTTTCAGACTAACGCCGAAAATACCTATTTGATAATTAACCTATTTCTCAAACATTCTGACTCCTGACTCCTGAGACCTGAATTTCTACGAATTAACTAGGAACTGTTTCTCTCCACAGTTCTCGCAAAGCTGGTGGTATCATGTGAATAACATCTTCAATTTCTCCTTGGGAAACCCGTTAAGCCATAATTTTGAAGACAGCACGTACCAAAGATTCAGCATCAATATCAGCGTTAATGTTGGAGAAGTAATGACGGATATGGTTCAAAAATTCTTCCTTGGTCCGGTCTTTAGTAGGTCTTGCCGCTGGTCGCCAATTTTCGTAGTAAAATCCACCTAATAAAATCGGTAACTGCGCTTCTAAATGAGCAGCTTCTTCTACAGTGAAGCGATCGAGTAATGCGTGTAACGTCGCTCTCAATCCTTGCAAAACTTGGTGTTTATCTTCCCAACCCAATTCTTCTCCCAACTCATTGACCCAAGGAACTGTTTTTTGTAAAGTAGCATCAAAGATATCTAATCCTGTCGTAGTCATAATTATTTCTCCTCTAGCACAGCACTATAAATAAATAGTGTTTTAAATCTAAAGAATCTATTAATTATTTATTACTTCAGCTCATAATAAGGCTGAATACTTATCAACTTCTAGCTAGCTAATGAAGTTAGATTTTATATCTATTCCTCTCTCTATGAGGAGATGAGATTAAGAGTATCTCTCGACCTTAATAGACCTATTGCAAAATTATTTCTTATGATAGACAGTTTTGGATTTTATGTATTTTTGGTGTTCTTTGCGCTCGCTAATTGAAACATAACCTTGTAACTCTAACTTTTGGCTAAAACAAAAGTAATACTCTAATATAACATAAAATTAATTCTTCAATAGGTCTAATACAAAACTTCTGCTAATCATTTGCATTTAGTTTTCTGAGTGTTTGCTTTTGTTTGGGTATTAGTTTAGGAGTAACTATCAAATTTGGAAAGATACAGCAATCAGATGCTGCTTGCTGGGACAGAGATTCCTCTATTTACTCCCGATTCTCCTGTCCCCAGTTTAGGTGATGAAGAACAAACAATCACAATAAAGGCCGTTGGGGATATCATTCCTGGTACAAATTTTCCTAACTTATAGATTGCCACAAAATCCCAACCAGCTATTACCAGAGGCTGTCAGAACCTACTTACAAGGATCAGATATTTTATCTGGTAATTTTGAAATTCGCTTTTCGTTCACCACCTGCGTATGCTCAACTATTCGCCGAAGTTGGTATTGATGTCTTGAAGATAAGCAACAACCACAGAATGGATTTTGGTGCAGTTCAGTTTACAGATACAATCAAAAAAGAGGCTAAGGGGATAAAAATATTAGGGCATAAAAATTAAATTCTCTATTTAGAATATAATCAAATAACAATTGATATAATTGTCTTCAGAACTTATGGACTGAATTGTACAGTCCATAACTTAGAAACAGCCAAATCCCTGGTAAAAAAGCCGAAAGATAACGCCAAAGTGGTCATTGTTTCCATGCAAATAGGAGCATAAAGAACTGCTGCTTTGCACGTAGAGGTAATTCCTGAAAATTTGCGCGAACAATGATTGATACAGCAGCAGATTTAGTTTCATAACATGGACATCATATTCCCAGAGTGATGGAACTTTACAAAGGAAAAGTCATTGCTTATTGACTAGGAAACTTTTTAGGATATCGAACTTTAGCGACCAATACTCAAAAGGGTTACTCAATGATTTCAGATGACAAAATCAACTCAGAAGGTAATTTAGTATCTGGTAAAATTATCCCCATTCATTTATATCTGTAAGGTATTCCAAAAGTTGATCAATATTTTCGGACTGTAGGACTATTATGTCATTTAAACAATCATGATTTACCTGATAGTCCGCTAGAGATTAATCAAAAGCAAGAAATTGTGATGTTGAATCAAAAACAAAATTACAGCCGAGTTCAAGAGTCAATCCCTTTGGGAAATTAAAAATAGTGTTATAACTTCTTAACCTATCTTGAACTCCTACTTGTTTACGAATAGCTTTTTCAGCAAAGCCTAATTACTCTGATCTTCTGATTTCTCCTCTTTTGAGGATTGGTTATCGGTAGACGAATTTGATTTTGTGTCTTCGGTTGGTACAACCACAGCAGAAGAATCTGTACTCTTAGATTCCTTTGCTGGTGCTGGAGGTATGACGACAGAATTTTCAGGTGGTGATGCTTCTGGGATGACTACAGAATTATCTGGTTTTGTCCGTTGGGGTGAATCAGAATTGTGACTAGAAGCGGGTGGGATATTTTCTGAGGATGGTGTGGAGATAACAGGAGGAGATGATTTGGCTTCCCGCAGTTTCTCACTTAAGGATGGTGTGGGAGTAACAACAGGTGTGGATATGGTACGCTTAGTTTTGCGGGGTAAAGATTCTGAAGAATTATCTTGAGATTGTTGAGGAAAGTTTTCTGGAGAAATACTATCACTTGTCGGAGTTGCTTCTGGATAAATCCGACGATTGCGTCTGCGTCGTTCAGAAGTGGACAATGATGCAGCAGACTCATGGGAAGAGGAAGTTTGATTTGCTTGATTTTCAGGAGAATGTGTACCCTCAACCACAGGTTCTGGAGTACTGGTAAATTCTGGAGTGGATTCTTCAGAAAGGGGGTTAGGCGCTTGTAACTGAGACCTAGGTAATATACTAGTCATGCTAAACCCTACTGTACTAGCAACGAAGACTACACCAATGCTTGCTAATACCTTGGCCAGTGCTAATTTTCTGGGCGGAGTTGTAACTGTCTCCACTGGTGATAATATGGTGTTGGGACCAGTTTGTTTAAAGCTATTTTCTGACTCTTGGGTAGATAAATCAATGGTTGGTGCTGGTTGAGTTGGTAATGATAGTGTTATCTGAAATCCATTGCCTGGTAGTAATTCTAGCCACTCTGCTACTGTAGTCGGACGAAAACGGGACTCTACAGCCATACCTCGCATCACTGCTTGATTAATAGATGCACTGAGATGGGGTTGTAGTTCACGGGGAGAAGGCATTGGTTGGCGCTCGCGCAATAATGATGGAATAGGAACATGTCCTGTTAACAGTGCATATAAAGTTGCTGCTAAACCATAAACATCAGTCGCTGTGGTACCTGGTGCTTGGGTCAAATATTGTTCAATAGGTGCATAACCTTCACTAACTAAACCCGTGTGAGTTTGTTTTACACCGCTGTTAAATTCCCTGGCAATACCAAAATCAATTAGCACTACTTCCTGAGTTCCTTGGCGGAGGATGATATTATCAGGTTTGATATCTCGGTGTAGCAAACCATTATTATGTACTACCTGTAATGCTGCCCCAATTTGCCGGATATAATGAACTGCTGTTTCTTCTGGTAATGGTATTCCCGGTAACACGAATGCTTCACCTAAAGTTTCCCCAGGAATATATTCCATCACCATGTAGGGTAGTCCATTCTCCACAAAAAAATCACTTACCCGAACAATATTAGGATAGACACAAGTGGCTAATCTTCTGGCTTCATCTTGAAATTGACGTTCAAACTTGGAAAAATCAGGATTTTGTCGCAGTCGTTCATTTATAGTCTTCATCACTACTTCCTGCCTCAAGTAATGATGTTTTGCTTTGAACGTAATCCCAAATCCACCCCTGCCTATCTCTTGGATAATAGTATATTTTCCACTCTGTAAAATTGTGCCTGTTAACATAGGGAAACTTAAATCCTTACTGGGCGGTTGACACTCCGTTCAACGGTTTTGTCTTATTCATCATATAGCAGGAGACAAGTGACAGGTGACAGTGAACAGTAAACAGCGTTGACAGATAACTGATAACTGTTAGAATCGTTGACCTATACCAATATGTACTCGGCTATTTCCTTGGTCATTAATTCCATAATCAGCTCGAATTACCCCTAAAGGTGAGTCAACACGGACTCCTGCACCATAACCAAAACCACTACCAGGCTTATTTTGCCCACCCGCAGAATTTCCAATAACAGTATCACCAGATCCTAAATCGGAAGCAAAGTCGGCAAATATCACACCTCCAGCAATGGGGAAGATGGGAAAGCGATATTCAGCGGAGGCTAAAACATAACTGCGACCACTTCCCACCTGTCCTGCATCATAACCGCGTATCGAATTAGAACCACCCAAGTTAAAGGTTTCATAAGGTGGTAAATCACCAACTACAGTACCAGCTTGCAGATTTAAAGCAAATATTTGTGGCTGTTTGCTATTAAATAATTTAACTGTCATAAACTGACTATAATTACCCCGGAGACGATTCATGGTAATTTGACCGTGACCAACGGGAATAGATTGTTCGGTACTGAAAGTGAGGAGAGAACCTTGAGTGGGTTTAACTGGGTTGTCCCTTTCGTCCTTAGTGGCTGTGAAGGATACAGCAGTTAGGTCGTCTATTCCAGTATCACTAAAGGATAATTGATTATTATTCGTATCTCTGGGGGTAATATTACCTTCGTGATCGCGTATTGTAACACGAGTGTAATTAAGACCTACAGAAGTATCCCAACCATCTATTTGTTGTTGAACACTTACACTACCGCCAATTTTTCCTTCTCTCACTTTTTCACCATTTGCCAGACTGATAGTATCATCAAATGTATGGGAAATTTGTCGTCTACGGAAGGCTTTGACGTTGTAGCCTAAGCGGTTGGGGTTTATTTCTCGATAGGGACTGTTAAAATTACTATTAAATAATACGTCTTGGCGATTAACTTCCACATTGGCAGCTAAAGTATCATTAACGCCGCCAACATTTTGGTCTTTGTAGCTGACGACCACGGATATACCATCATCAGCATTGTAACCGCCACCTAAGTTAACTGAACGCGCTCCAACTTCTTGGAGTTCATAGGTCAAATCTACCTTTGTTGCATCTTCTTCAAAGGCGAAATTGACAGTTTTAAATAAACCTAATTTATATAAAGTTTGGACATCATCCTGGACTAATTTATCTTGAAAGACTTTACCAGGCTTTAACTTCAGTTTCTGTCTGAGGAAATCGTTTTTAGTGCGACCTTGAATGGGATTACCGTTATTATCAACTTTTTGCCCCTCTTCATTGACAAAGCGAAATTTGACATCACCTATTAAACCTTCAGCTACATTCACTATGAGAATACCTTGGCGGTTTGGTTGAATTGATAGTACCCTGGCTAGGGTATAACCATTTTCTATATACCACTGGTTAATTTTTTGAACTATTTGCTGGAGTGCAGCGGGGCTAATATCTTTACCAATTTGATTTTTAAAGTTTTTTAAGGCTACTTGATAGGTGAGAATCTTTACACCAGAGAGTTGTATTGCTTGTACTAATACAGGCTGAACTTGATAGGTTATATTCAAACCGCTAGATGTACTGATGCTGCTGACATTAGCACTAGCAAATAAACCAGTGTCCAGAATTGCTACTACATCTTTTTGTACCTGGGTTTGACTGGTTTCTCCACCTGTTTGAGTTTTAATTACTTTGCGAATTACCTGTTCTAATTCTGGATTGGCACCAACTATCTCCACATTGGTAGCTATAACGACTAAATCGTTATCTGTAATCAAGTTTTTATTAATGTTGTTGACATTGTTAGGTATAAGTACAGACTGAGAACTAAATTCTACAGCACAGGTAGTTTCTGGAGAGGTTACGACTTCTGTTTGTGCGGGCTGAGTTTCGACAAACGGTAGTACTACCACATCAGTGCCTGTTTCAGTTTGAGCCTCTGGATTTGTGGTTTGATTGGGTAGAGCATTTGCTTGCTGAGTGACATTACTAGCAGCTAGGGTAGCTAATGTCAGAATTACCGCAGAAGAAACTCGCATAATTAATATTGATTAACTTCATCAACTGGTAGTTAGTTGCAGTCGGATCAAGCATTGGGAATAATATACATTCCCTATACCTGTGGATGAACAGACTGTTAATTGTAATTTTTTGTTTCTGAGCAAAAAAGCGGTCAGTTTCCCCGATCAGTAAAATAATAGGTATTCATCTCCAGTGATTGTTTTTAGTATGGAAGATACAGGTTTATTTGGTAATCAACAATACGTACTATCAGACGCTATGATTACAAATTGCAATAGGCCGCAGCTATTCTCCATCAAAAATATAAAATATAAAATTCTATGACTGATTTATCCGAATTACCTTTAATTACAAATTCCCTGGAAAGTACTTCTCGTTTACAGTTACTGGTTTTGAGTAATGGTCATGGAGAGGATATAATTGCTGTCCGCATTTTACAGGAACTGCAAAGGCTATCTTCGCCACCGGATATCTTTGCTTTACCAATAGTGGGTGAAGGACGTGCTTACCAAGAGTTGAATGTGCCGCGTATTGGTGCGGTTCAAACTATGCCTTCTGGTGGCTTTATTTACATGGATAGTCGCCAATTCATGCGAGATGTACGGGGTGGTTTGGTGCAACTTACCTGGAAGCAAATTCAGGCTATTCGTTGTTGGGTTAATTGTCAAACTAAGTTAGGAAATAAGAAAGCTATTTTAGCGGTGGGGGATATTGTGCCACTGTTGTTTGCAGCTATAAGTGGTGCTAATTATGCATTTGTTGGAACGGCAAAATCTGAATATTATGTGCGGGATCAGGATGGTTTATTAACCAGAAGATCAAAATCGGTACGTTGGGAAAATTTTTCTGGCTCTATTTACCATCCTTGGGAGAGGTGGTTGATGAGTCGTCGTCGTTGTCGTGGTGTGTTTCCCAGGGATTCGCTGACGACGGAAATATTAAAGAAGTCGCAGATTCGGGCTTTTGATTTGGGTAATCCGATGATGGACGGTTTAGAACCGATGTTGACAAATTCAAAGTTTTATAGTGCTGATACTGAACAAGAGGAGATTGTTCGGCCTTTGATTGTGACTTTACTTCCTGGTTCTCGTGCTAATGAGGCTTATGCTAACTGGGAAATGATTATGACTGCTGTATCTGGTTTGATTACTGGTTGGCAGGAGCGAGATATGGTATTTTTAGGTGCGATTGCTCCCGGTTTAGATGGGGATATTTTATCTCAAACTTTGCAAATTCAAGGTTGGCAGAGATGTCCACAATCTCCCATTCAACTTGCTGATCCTGATTATTTGACGTTTAAACAAAAGAATAATTATGTAATTCTCACCCAAAAAGCTTATGGTGACTGTTTGCATTTGGGAGATTTGGCGATCGCAATGGCAGGTACAGCGACAGAACAATTCATTGGTTTAGGCAAACCTGCGATCGCTATTCCTGGAAAAGGACCTCAATATAATCCCGCCTTTGCTGAAGCCCAAAGTCGTCTTTTAGGATCATCTCTAATTTTAGTAGAACAACCAATCAAAATTACCCAAGTAGTACGATCCCTGTTGAACAATCCTGACCTCTTCAATGAAATTGCCGAAAATGGAGTTCAGCGTATGGGTCAACCAGGTGCAGCCAAACGTATTGCTGAATGTTTGCAAGCAAGATTAGGTTGAAAATCAACTCAACCCACTAACCCAGAACGTAACGCGCGAACCGCAGCTTGAGTACGGTCATCAGCACAGAGTTTATTTAAAATGTTCCGAACGTGAGTTTTTACTGTCCCCACCGTAATGTAGAGTTTTTCAGCAATTTGTCCATTACTGCAACCAGCAACAATTAACTCTAAAATTTCTAATTCCCGTTGAGTCAAAGGATAGGTTTCCAAAACCTGTTCATATTCGGTAGCTAGGGCCTCAATTTTCACGGTTTTTGGTTTATCAGCTGCTGTACTTTCTCCTGGTATACCCAAGCGCATCTTCCTTAATACCACATTCGCAATAGCTGGATCAATCCAAGAGTTACCCGCATAAGTAGCTTGTATCGCCTCAGTTAATTTATTGATGCTTGTTTCCTTCATATAATATGAATCTGCTCCCGCTGCAAAAGCTGCTAGAACTGCATCTTCTGTATGATTCATGGTCAGAATCAGAATTTTTGTATTTGATTGCCCAGTTTCCGCTTGTTGGCGCTTAAACTTACGGGTAAGTTCAATGCCATCCATATCTGGTAAACCAATATCGACTACAGCCACATCAGGCTTAGTAGTTTCCAAAAGTTTTAGACCTTGAGTAGCATTAGCGGCTTCACCAATTACTTTTAAGGCGCTGTTTGACTGTAAGGCAGCCCTTAA
It encodes the following:
- a CDS encoding BamA/OMP85 family outer membrane protein — encoded protein: MRVSSAVILTLATLAASNVTQQANALPNQTTNPEAQTETGTDVVVLPFVETQPAQTEVVTSPETTCAVEFSSQSVLIPNNVNNINKNLITDNDLVVIATNVEIVGANPELEQVIRKVIKTQTGGETSQTQVQKDVVAILDTGLFASANVSSISTSSGLNITYQVQPVLVQAIQLSGVKILTYQVALKNFKNQIGKDISPAALQQIVQKINQWYIENGYTLARVLSIQPNRQGILIVNVAEGLIGDVKFRFVNEEGQKVDNNGNPIQGRTKNDFLRQKLKLKPGKVFQDKLVQDDVQTLYKLGLFKTVNFAFEEDATKVDLTYELQEVGARSVNLGGGYNADDGISVVVSYKDQNVGGVNDTLAANVEVNRQDVLFNSNFNSPYREINPNRLGYNVKAFRRRQISHTFDDTISLANGEKVREGKIGGSVSVQQQIDGWDTSVGLNYTRVTIRDHEGNITPRDTNNNQLSFSDTGIDDLTAVSFTATKDERDNPVKPTQGSLLTFSTEQSIPVGHGQITMNRLRGNYSQFMTVKLFNSKQPQIFALNLQAGTVVGDLPPYETFNLGGSNSIRGYDAGQVGSGRSYVLASAEYRFPIFPIAGGVIFADFASDLGSGDTVIGNSAGGQNKPGSGFGYGAGVRVDSPLGVIRADYGINDQGNSRVHIGIGQRF
- a CDS encoding response regulator transcription factor, which gives rise to MNEISILLIEDHDLTRMGLRAALQSNSALKVIGEAANATQGLKLLETTKPDVAVVDIGLPDMDGIELTRKFKRQQAETGQSNTKILILTMNHTEDAVLAAFAAGADSYYMKETSINKLTEAIQATYAGNSWIDPAIANVVLRKMRLGIPGESTAADKPKTVKIEALATEYEQVLETYPLTQRELEILELIVAGCSNGQIAEKLYITVGTVKTHVRNILNKLCADDRTQAAVRALRSGLVG
- a CDS encoding lipid-A-disaccharide synthase-related protein, translated to MTDLSELPLITNSLESTSRLQLLVLSNGHGEDIIAVRILQELQRLSSPPDIFALPIVGEGRAYQELNVPRIGAVQTMPSGGFIYMDSRQFMRDVRGGLVQLTWKQIQAIRCWVNCQTKLGNKKAILAVGDIVPLLFAAISGANYAFVGTAKSEYYVRDQDGLLTRRSKSVRWENFSGSIYHPWERWLMSRRRCRGVFPRDSLTTEILKKSQIRAFDLGNPMMDGLEPMLTNSKFYSADTEQEEIVRPLIVTLLPGSRANEAYANWEMIMTAVSGLITGWQERDMVFLGAIAPGLDGDILSQTLQIQGWQRCPQSPIQLADPDYLTFKQKNNYVILTQKAYGDCLHLGDLAIAMAGTATEQFIGLGKPAIAIPGKGPQYNPAFAEAQSRLLGSSLILVEQPIKITQVVRSLLNNPDLFNEIAENGVQRMGQPGAAKRIAECLQARLG